The following coding sequences lie in one Treponema sp. OMZ 790 genomic window:
- a CDS encoding glucose-1-phosphate adenylyltransferase — translation MAKVLSIILGGGKGTRLYPLTMHRSKPAVPFGGKHRIIDIPLSNCINSGFRNIYIVTQFNSASLHIHIAKAYTFDSFSNGFVEILAAEQTFDNTGWYEGTADSIRKNLHHFRHQNPSHYLILAGDQLYRMDLKKFLEFHKESKSDITVACTPVTREDASGFGIMKIDSESVITEFMEKPGPDKNIDDWKIPENSLIKPDALNKQYLASMGIYIFSAKIMEECLDSDHTDFGKEVIPEAIKNYKVSAFPHNGYWSDIGTIKSFYDATLDLTEIKPQFDFYDADSPIYTHNRNLPPSKVNYAHLSRSMCSDGCVITNSTINHSVIGVRSIIESGSFVEDSICMGADYYETHEEKETRLKEGCPNLGIGNHCRIRSAIIDKNVRIGNNVSIGMDQTPPDGDYGFYHVVDGIYVIVKNSVIPDNTSI, via the coding sequence ATGGCAAAAGTTCTTTCCATAATCTTGGGAGGCGGAAAAGGAACACGTCTTTATCCGCTTACCATGCATCGGTCTAAACCGGCCGTACCCTTCGGAGGTAAACATCGAATTATCGATATACCTCTTTCAAACTGTATAAATTCCGGGTTTAGAAATATTTATATCGTAACACAGTTTAATTCGGCGTCTTTGCATATTCATATTGCAAAAGCTTATACTTTTGACAGCTTTTCAAACGGGTTTGTAGAAATTCTTGCGGCTGAACAAACTTTCGACAATACGGGATGGTATGAAGGAACAGCCGACTCTATACGAAAAAATCTTCATCATTTTAGACATCAAAATCCTTCCCATTATTTAATCCTTGCAGGCGATCAGCTATACCGCATGGATTTAAAAAAATTTTTGGAATTTCACAAGGAATCAAAATCCGATATTACTGTGGCCTGCACTCCTGTCACAAGGGAAGATGCCTCAGGTTTCGGCATTATGAAGATTGATTCGGAATCGGTAATCACCGAATTTATGGAAAAACCGGGCCCCGATAAAAATATAGATGATTGGAAAATCCCCGAAAACTCTCTTATCAAACCCGATGCTCTGAATAAGCAATATCTGGCCTCTATGGGCATCTATATTTTTAGTGCCAAAATTATGGAAGAATGTTTAGACAGTGACCATACCGATTTCGGAAAAGAAGTTATCCCCGAAGCAATAAAAAATTATAAAGTTTCGGCATTTCCGCATAATGGTTATTGGTCGGACATAGGGACAATAAAGTCTTTTTATGATGCGACGCTTGACTTGACGGAAATAAAACCGCAATTCGACTTTTATGATGCCGACAGCCCCATATATACCCATAACCGAAACTTACCGCCTTCAAAGGTAAACTATGCACATTTAAGCAGATCCATGTGCAGTGACGGCTGCGTTATCACAAATTCAACAATAAATCACTCCGTTATAGGAGTCAGATCAATTATAGAATCAGGCAGTTTTGTAGAAGACTCTATCTGCATGGGTGCGGATTATTATGAAACACATGAAGAAAAAGAAACCCGCTTAAAAGAAGGATGCCCTAATTTGGGCATAGGAAATCATTGCCGTATACGTTCTGCAATAATCGATAAAAATGTCCGCATAGGCAATAACGTATCCATAGGAATGGATCAAACTCCTCCCGACGGCGATTACGGTTTTTATCACGTAGTAGACGGAATATATGTTATAGTTAAAAATTCCGTGATACCTGATAACACTTCAATATAA
- a CDS encoding glycosyltransferase family 4 protein: MKIGIFSDCYYPQINGVVTSIMNLQKELEKLNHEVYIITTTFPGFQDEDQKHIIRISSIPFFKWSEFRIGLFLKHTKAYNKVRDLNFDIVHTQTEFTMGRFGIFIAKDLKIPSVHTYHTVHEEYTHYISNVGEKSLKKIVRKLSKRYVAPFSGVIAPTEKTKDLLTSYGVKNKIYVVPTGINLEKFKKNALDAEIDNLFKSFKIKKDSFKLVFLGRISKEKNIEILIDMMSKIINSDKNIQLIIVGDGPDRLELEHRVKNLNLEDNIIFTNRVPNDKVPVYYKMADMFISPSKTETQGLTILEAMAAGVPVLVYDDTNVKGIVLHKKTGLLFKEDHELLDNIKFALNNREEIKKYAKEAFRIADDFSSSNFARKIEKIYQELINQSGKI, translated from the coding sequence ATGAAAATAGGAATTTTTTCCGATTGCTATTATCCTCAAATAAACGGAGTCGTAACCTCCATAATGAACTTACAAAAAGAATTGGAAAAACTTAATCACGAAGTATATATAATAACAACCACATTTCCCGGTTTTCAAGATGAAGATCAAAAACATATTATCCGCATTTCTTCAATTCCTTTTTTTAAATGGTCTGAATTCAGAATAGGATTATTTTTAAAACATACAAAGGCATATAATAAAGTAAGGGATTTAAATTTTGATATTGTGCACACTCAAACGGAATTTACTATGGGCAGATTCGGAATTTTCATTGCAAAAGATTTGAAAATTCCTTCAGTGCACACATATCATACAGTCCATGAAGAATATACTCACTATATTTCCAATGTCGGAGAAAAATCTTTAAAAAAAATAGTGCGAAAACTGTCCAAACGCTATGTAGCACCTTTTTCCGGAGTCATAGCACCCACGGAAAAAACGAAAGATTTGCTTACAAGCTACGGAGTAAAAAATAAAATTTATGTAGTTCCGACGGGAATAAATCTTGAAAAATTTAAAAAAAATGCACTCGATGCAGAAATAGATAATTTATTCAAATCTTTTAAAATAAAAAAAGATTCATTTAAACTTGTATTTTTAGGAAGAATATCAAAAGAAAAAAATATTGAAATTTTAATCGATATGATGTCAAAAATAATAAACAGCGATAAAAATATTCAATTAATTATTGTAGGCGACGGCCCTGACAGGTTAGAACTTGAACACAGAGTAAAAAATTTGAATTTGGAAGATAACATAATATTTACAAACAGGGTTCCAAACGACAAGGTTCCGGTATATTATAAAATGGCTGATATGTTCATAAGCCCATCAAAAACGGAAACTCAAGGCTTAACAATTCTTGAAGCAATGGCAGCCGGAGTTCCTGTTTTAGTATATGACGACACAAATGTTAAAGGAATCGTTTTACATAAAAAGACAGGTCTATTGTTTAAAGAAGATCATGAACTTTTAGATAATATCAAATTTGCATTAAACAATAGGGAAGAAATAAAAAAATATGCAAAAGAAGCTTTTAGGATTGCTGATGATTTTTCATCCTCCAATTTTGCAAGAAAGATTGAAAAAATTTATCAAGAATTAATAAATCAATCTGGTAAAATTTAA
- a CDS encoding omptin family outer membrane protease has product MRLFFRRIIIFLVFFIGGSAIISEEKESFFNFSASSGLIVGSGFEYVLEYDVTKSRLMWPLLPAGSFTAFSEFKLKKGFHFSFFSSFTFPSYSGHMFDYDYLNSYSPSMLTKFSEHKAYIKTGLDLSLTLGWRNPLIQYRIPPDKTIKISCEPSLGIRYILNSWDAVDGYTKYPPLTNPPSPVLPETPIVPMNGVGISYKQIFILPSIGIGFNFELPKDWKIYLSTQIGPNAIGFSEDLHYLRENGGLKFVDVFKKRNISFYLYLSAEKKLSKYFSFFSSVDYTSITAYNGKSFVYSLKSGLLNKVSPTGAAGAALYYARINLGITLHILK; this is encoded by the coding sequence ATGAGACTATTTTTTAGACGGATAATTATTTTTCTTGTTTTTTTTATTGGTGGTTCGGCCATAATATCTGAAGAAAAGGAAAGCTTTTTTAATTTTTCTGCTTCTTCCGGTCTCATTGTCGGATCAGGTTTTGAATATGTTTTAGAGTACGATGTCACTAAAAGCCGTTTGATGTGGCCTCTTTTACCTGCCGGAAGTTTTACGGCTTTTTCCGAATTTAAACTTAAAAAAGGCTTTCATTTCAGCTTTTTTTCTTCTTTTACGTTTCCTTCTTATTCGGGGCACATGTTTGATTATGACTATCTCAATTCGTATTCGCCTTCTATGCTGACTAAATTTTCGGAGCATAAGGCCTATATAAAAACCGGTTTGGATTTAAGTTTGACATTGGGGTGGAGAAACCCTCTTATTCAATATCGAATACCGCCGGATAAGACGATAAAAATTTCTTGTGAACCTTCTTTAGGAATCAGATATATTCTCAATTCATGGGATGCAGTAGACGGTTACACCAAGTATCCCCCTCTTACAAATCCTCCAAGTCCTGTTTTGCCCGAGACTCCTATTGTACCTATGAACGGTGTGGGAATAAGTTATAAACAGATCTTTATCTTACCGAGTATCGGGATTGGATTTAACTTTGAATTGCCTAAAGATTGGAAGATATATTTATCTACACAAATTGGACCTAATGCTATAGGATTTTCAGAAGACCTGCATTATCTGAGAGAAAACGGAGGCTTAAAATTTGTGGATGTTTTTAAAAAGCGAAATATCTCTTTTTATTTGTATCTGTCGGCAGAAAAAAAACTTTCAAAATATTTTTCATTTTTTTCTTCTGTTGATTACACTTCGATTACGGCTTATAACGGAAAATCTTTTGTTTATTCTCTTAAATCGGGATTATTGAATAAAGTTTCGCCTACAGGAGCTGCGGGAGCTGCCTTATACTATGCCCGTATCAATTTGGGAATTACCCTTCATATATTAAAATAG
- a CDS encoding septal ring lytic transglycosylase RlpA family protein, with the protein MKKTILILILSLFFTHFLIAQGEIISEETYASFYGDAFNGKPTANGEIFDMASYTAAHKTLPFGTLVEVTNLENGRKVIVRINDRGPFVGNREIDVSKAAAEALDMLAHGVVRVRLRKVDPNNMGSFTNTETQEKPANRETTPERTSMQTQTYMEPDTRNQNLVYIPAKASETSGVLWRIQLGSFKREENAMRLVIKLRKIGFEPAYEKAEATTRVVLYGIRPHELEKVKRVLELNSFNDYVLRQENW; encoded by the coding sequence ATGAAAAAAACTATCCTTATATTAATCTTATCCCTATTTTTTACGCATTTTTTGATTGCACAGGGAGAAATTATAAGCGAAGAAACTTATGCTTCCTTTTATGGAGATGCCTTTAACGGAAAGCCGACTGCAAACGGAGAAATATTCGACATGGCCTCATACACGGCAGCGCACAAAACTCTCCCCTTCGGAACTCTCGTTGAAGTTACCAATTTGGAAAACGGAAGAAAAGTTATTGTGAGAATAAACGATAGAGGCCCCTTTGTAGGTAACCGTGAAATAGATGTTTCCAAGGCGGCAGCAGAAGCCTTGGATATGTTGGCTCATGGAGTTGTAAGGGTAAGGCTAAGAAAGGTAGACCCTAATAATATGGGATCCTTTACCAATACCGAAACCCAAGAAAAGCCGGCCAATCGGGAAACAACTCCCGAAAGAACTTCTATGCAGACTCAAACCTACATGGAACCCGACACAAGAAATCAAAACCTCGTTTATATACCTGCAAAGGCTTCAGAAACATCGGGTGTTTTATGGAGAATTCAGTTGGGCTCATTTAAACGAGAAGAAAATGCAATGCGCCTTGTAATCAAATTGCGAAAAATCGGTTTTGAACCGGCCTATGAAAAAGCCGAAGCTACTACAAGAGTTGTTTTATACGGTATAAGACCTCATGAACTTGAAAAAGTAAAACGGGTACTTGAGCTTAACTCTTTTAACGATTATGTACTACGCCAAGAAAATTGGTAA